In the genome of Paracoccus tegillarcae, one region contains:
- a CDS encoding MotA/TolQ/ExbB proton channel family protein has protein sequence MNSSTLSLGLPAATMAVFIALAILSVLALTVTIFKIMQFRRIGVGKSTLADQILDDWLNGRPDEAMRKASKGDGVLQRVLHAVMSGLRARPNDPSYAEELGRQSALVELSTMAARMRLLEAVVQAAPMLGLLGTVIGMIDAFSALSQATGAVDPSQLAGGIWTALTTTAIGLAIALVAYFVANWLESQIDTERQEIEMAISAAIHGRVAGGGRR, from the coding sequence ATGAATTCATCTACCCTATCCCTTGGTCTTCCCGCTGCGACCATGGCGGTGTTCATCGCACTTGCCATCCTTTCGGTGCTGGCGCTGACGGTCACAATTTTCAAGATCATGCAATTCCGGCGGATCGGTGTGGGCAAAAGCACCCTGGCCGATCAGATTCTGGATGATTGGCTGAATGGCCGGCCTGACGAGGCGATGCGCAAGGCGAGCAAGGGCGATGGCGTGCTGCAACGGGTCTTGCATGCCGTCATGTCCGGTCTGCGCGCGCGACCCAATGATCCAAGCTACGCCGAGGAACTGGGCCGGCAATCCGCGCTGGTCGAGTTGTCGACCATGGCGGCGCGGATGCGGCTGCTGGAGGCCGTGGTCCAGGCAGCACCAATGCTGGGCCTGCTGGGCACGGTGATCGGCATGATCGACGCCTTCTCGGCGCTGTCGCAAGCGACCGGCGCGGTCGATCCCTCGCAATTGGCTGGCGGCATCTGGACCGCGCTGACCACAACCGCCATCGGCCTTGCCATCGCGCTTGTGGCCTATTTCGTGGCCAATTGGCTGGAATCTCAAATTGATACGGAACGGCAAGAGATCGAGATGGCGATCTCGGCCGCCATACATGGCCGCGTCGCGGGCGGCGGACGGCGGTAG
- a CDS encoding DUF1036 domain-containing protein: MHNAGLLFPVEAIQKRMMLRCMGSVLVLVFALAGAARAELKVCNQSFDVLNLAFGQPDERGFSTEGWWRVAPNQCATLIRGTLSARFVYLFASDVFGKSVLQGSVPMCVAPRRFRITGEQDCLLRGHIEARFIEIDTGRADDWTVFLAPRP, translated from the coding sequence ATGCACAATGCCGGCTTGCTATTCCCGGTGGAAGCAATTCAAAAACGCATGATGTTGCGCTGTATGGGTTCTGTTCTGGTTCTGGTGTTCGCTTTGGCAGGTGCTGCCAGAGCAGAACTCAAGGTCTGCAACCAAAGCTTTGACGTGTTGAACCTGGCATTTGGTCAACCCGATGAGCGCGGCTTCAGCACCGAGGGTTGGTGGCGTGTCGCGCCGAACCAATGTGCGACATTGATCCGCGGCACGCTGTCTGCGCGCTTTGTTTATCTGTTTGCCTCGGACGTGTTCGGAAAGTCTGTCTTGCAGGGCTCTGTGCCGATGTGCGTCGCGCCGCGGCGTTTTCGTATCACCGGTGAACAGGACTGCCTACTGCGCGGCCATATCGAGGCGCGGTTCATCGAGATCGACACCGGACGCGCTGATGATTGGACGGTTTTTCTTGCGCCGCGACCATAG
- the tssH gene encoding type VI secretion system ATPase TssH, translating into MTEISIEKFAGKMNRAGYDAFIQAMRHARGEGNRNVELAHWLFHVLSNQDCDISVSLREMGLDRGKALQDADKAMGALKKGVTETPGISESLGDTLNHAWTYATLFFGETQIRSGHALVAMLNDSHLRRELLTVSPVFADVSVDRLSGESRTLWATSEEEEMRPMDGSGLVGAGTPGASQGDGAKTALGRFSVDLTAQAESGTMDRIVGRDDEIRQIVDILLRRRQNNPILTGEAGVGKTAVVEGFAQRLASGDVPPALKGMRLYMLDIGAMQAGASMKGEFEQRLRSVIEEVQASPTPIILFIDEAHTLIGAGGAQGTGDAANLLKPALARGTLRTIAATTWAEYRNHIEKDPALTRRFQPITVDEPGIEQCCYMLRGILDPMEAHHKVRISDEAITAAVALSARYIPARQLPDKAVSLLDTACARVAISQNATPARIADLREGIAALETEIAAKEAERDLGETNEERLAEAREEADRLREKLAEAEVGYGEEKAVVDQILALRERLAAAEGEAFDPDAVRAEMAAEMAKLDDRNPDDRMIWPHVDEQAVASVISDWTGIPAGRMVADELQAILGLADHLRERVIGQDHGLQMIAKRVETSRAGLSNPNKPIGVFMLCGPSGVGKTETALALAEQLYGGETNVITINMSEFQEAHSVSLLKGAPPGYVGYGEGGRLTEAVRRKPYSVVLLDEIEKAHPDVHELFFQVFDKGMMEDGNGRAINFKNTLILLTSNVGTNVIMDMAEGGETTPDLETLDARMKPELLKVFPPALLGRIVTIPYFPLGREVLAGIAKLKLGAIVGRMRTAHGARLGWDDAVIDHIVEECRDPDSGGRMIDNIITNSILPDLSRQVLARMVEGNGMSDVTITMKDGKFDYIFA; encoded by the coding sequence ATGACCGAAATCAGTATCGAGAAATTTGCCGGCAAGATGAACCGTGCAGGCTATGACGCCTTTATTCAGGCCATGCGCCATGCACGAGGCGAAGGGAATCGCAACGTGGAACTGGCCCATTGGCTGTTTCATGTGCTGTCCAATCAGGACTGCGATATCTCGGTCAGCCTGCGTGAAATGGGGCTGGATCGCGGCAAGGCGCTGCAGGATGCAGACAAGGCGATGGGCGCGCTGAAAAAGGGTGTGACCGAAACGCCGGGCATTTCCGAAAGCCTGGGCGACACGCTGAACCACGCCTGGACCTATGCCACGCTGTTCTTTGGCGAAACCCAGATCCGTTCTGGCCACGCGCTGGTTGCGATGTTGAATGACAGCCATCTGCGGCGCGAATTGCTGACCGTCTCGCCGGTCTTTGCCGATGTCTCGGTCGATCGGCTCAGCGGCGAAAGCCGCACCCTCTGGGCCACCTCGGAAGAGGAAGAGATGCGCCCGATGGACGGCTCGGGTCTGGTCGGTGCGGGCACGCCGGGTGCGTCCCAGGGTGATGGCGCCAAGACCGCGCTTGGCCGGTTCTCGGTCGATCTGACGGCGCAGGCGGAGTCGGGCACGATGGACCGGATCGTCGGGCGCGATGATGAGATCCGCCAGATCGTCGATATCCTGCTACGGCGGCGCCAGAACAACCCGATCCTGACGGGCGAGGCCGGGGTGGGCAAAACCGCCGTGGTCGAAGGCTTCGCGCAGCGTCTGGCATCGGGCGATGTGCCGCCGGCGTTAAAGGGGATGCGGCTTTACATGCTGGATATCGGTGCCATGCAGGCAGGTGCCAGCATGAAGGGCGAATTCGAACAACGCCTGCGTTCCGTGATCGAGGAAGTGCAGGCCAGCCCGACGCCGATCATCCTGTTCATCGACGAGGCCCATACCCTGATCGGCGCAGGCGGCGCGCAGGGCACCGGCGATGCCGCCAACCTGCTGAAACCGGCACTGGCGCGCGGCACCTTGCGGACCATCGCCGCGACCACCTGGGCCGAGTATCGCAATCATATCGAAAAAGACCCGGCGCTGACCCGCCGTTTCCAGCCGATCACCGTGGATGAACCGGGGATCGAACAGTGCTGCTACATGCTGCGCGGTATCCTTGACCCGATGGAGGCGCATCACAAGGTTCGCATCTCGGACGAGGCGATCACGGCTGCCGTTGCGCTGTCGGCACGCTATATCCCGGCGCGACAACTGCCCGACAAGGCCGTCAGCCTGCTGGACACGGCCTGCGCCCGCGTGGCGATCAGCCAGAATGCCACCCCCGCGCGCATCGCCGATCTGCGCGAGGGCATTGCTGCGCTGGAAACCGAGATCGCCGCCAAAGAGGCCGAGCGCGATCTGGGCGAGACCAACGAAGAACGGCTGGCCGAGGCACGGGAAGAGGCCGACAGGCTGCGCGAAAAGCTGGCCGAGGCCGAGGTCGGTTACGGCGAGGAAAAGGCGGTCGTCGATCAGATCCTTGCCTTGCGCGAACGGCTGGCTGCGGCAGAGGGTGAGGCGTTTGATCCAGACGCCGTGCGGGCCGAGATGGCCGCCGAGATGGCCAAGCTGGACGACCGCAATCCCGATGACCGGATGATCTGGCCGCATGTCGACGAACAGGCCGTGGCATCGGTCATCAGCGACTGGACGGGCATTCCCGCTGGCCGGATGGTGGCTGATGAGTTGCAGGCAATTCTGGGGCTTGCCGATCACCTGCGCGAACGTGTCATCGGGCAGGATCACGGTCTGCAGATGATTGCCAAACGGGTCGAAACCAGCCGCGCAGGCCTGTCGAACCCCAACAAGCCCATCGGTGTTTTCATGCTGTGCGGTCCCTCGGGCGTCGGCAAGACGGAAACCGCGCTGGCCCTGGCAGAACAGCTATATGGCGGCGAGACGAACGTCATCACCATCAATATGTCCGAGTTTCAGGAGGCACATTCCGTGTCGCTGCTGAAAGGCGCGCCTCCGGGTTATGTGGGTTACGGCGAGGGTGGCCGTCTGACCGAAGCCGTGCGACGCAAACCCTATTCGGTGGTGCTGCTGGACGAGATCGAAAAGGCCCATCCGGACGTGCACGAGCTGTTCTTTCAGGTGTTCGACAAGGGCATGATGGAGGACGGCAATGGCCGCGCCATCAACTTCAAGAACACGTTGATTTTGCTGACCTCGAATGTTGGCACGAACGTCATCATGGATATGGCCGAAGGCGGCGAGACGACGCCCGATCTGGAAACGCTGGATGCGCGGATGAAGCCGGAACTGCTAAAGGTCTTTCCGCCTGCGCTGTTGGGCCGCATTGTGACCATCCCCTATTTCCCACTGGGTCGCGAGGTGCTGGCAGGCATCGCCAAGCTGAAACTGGGCGCGATTGTCGGGCGGATGCGCACGGCCCATGGCGCGCGGCTAGGCTGGGACGACGCGGTGATCGACCATATCGTCGAGGAATGCCGCGATCCGGACAGCGGTGGGCGGATGATCGACAATATCATCACCAACTCGATCCTGCCCGATCTGTCGCGTCAGGTCCTGGCGCGCATGGTCGAGGGCAATGGCATGTCCGACGTGACGATCACCATGAAAGACGGCAAGTTCGATTACATTTTCGCCTGA
- a CDS encoding ExbD/TolR family protein has translation MFQLLVFFMLSANLTPYSLLSLRAGAVAGGATDQTGTAEDEADPRALSPGETAIWSISRESIVASGQRFGFDALPRLTQAIERAGTARVLLVTRPDAQVQGIVSVLEALAANGITDVQLASSGGGSNE, from the coding sequence ATGTTTCAATTGCTGGTCTTTTTCATGCTGTCGGCGAACCTGACCCCCTACTCGCTGCTCAGCCTGCGTGCCGGCGCGGTCGCGGGCGGCGCGACCGACCAGACAGGCACAGCAGAAGACGAGGCCGATCCCCGTGCTTTGTCGCCCGGCGAGACCGCAATCTGGTCGATCAGCCGCGAATCAATCGTCGCCAGCGGCCAGCGTTTCGGCTTTGACGCCCTGCCGCGTTTGACCCAGGCGATTGAACGGGCCGGCACCGCGCGCGTGTTGCTGGTCACCCGACCCGATGCACAGGTGCAGGGCATCGTCTCGGTACTAGAGGCGTTGGCCGCCAATGGCATCACCGATGTGCAACTGGCCAGCAGCGGTGGGGGAAGCAACGAATGA
- a CDS encoding ExbD/TolR family protein — MSVSLPPRPHGAQIDVSLAIVNIVLLLIFFFLVTGQITTEEVGDEVELPISRELPLDQLPRPLLLVTAQGDWMLDGTEVAPDLLEVALDGLAQPVTLHILLDRGAPADQLIAVLQNPAMAERSVRLVTLKERSEE, encoded by the coding sequence ATGAGCGTGTCACTGCCCCCGCGCCCGCATGGCGCCCAGATCGATGTGTCACTGGCCATCGTCAATATCGTGCTGCTGCTGATCTTCTTTTTCCTCGTCACCGGGCAGATCACCACCGAGGAAGTCGGCGATGAGGTCGAATTGCCGATCAGCCGCGAATTGCCTCTGGACCAGTTGCCCCGCCCGCTGCTGCTGGTGACCGCGCAAGGCGACTGGATGCTTGACGGAACCGAGGTCGCACCCGATCTATTAGAGGTGGCATTGGACGGGCTGGCACAGCCGGTTACCCTGCACATCCTGCTGGATCGTGGCGCGCCGGCTGATCAGTTGATCGCCGTGCTGCAAAACCCGGCGATGGCCGAACGTTCAGTGCGGCTGGTGACGCTGAAGGAAAGGTCGGAGGAATGA